GATGCGCGCCATGGCCGACAATGCCGATCTGGCGCAGGTCTCGGGCATCAATACGGCACTGGTGGTGCGGGTGACCTGGATCGTCGCCGGGGCGCTGGCCTGCATGGCCGGCACCATGCTGGCATTGGACGTGACGCTCAAGCCTGACCTGGCCTTCAACATCATCATCCCGATCTTTGCTGCCGCCATCGTTGGTGGCCTGGGCCAGGCCTATGGCGCCATTGCCGGGGGGCTGCTGATCGGCTTTGCCGAATCGCTGGCCGTGTTCAACTGGACCATGGTGCTGCGCCCGCTCAATGGCGTGCTGCCCGAGGCGCTGCAACTGCCGGCGACGCTGGCGCTGGTGCCTACCGAATACAAGCTGACCGTGGCCTTCGTCATCCTCGTCGTGGTGCTGCTGGTACGGCCCACCGGCATCTTCAAGGGAGCCTCGTCATGATCGCGCGCTCGCTGAGCCTCTTTGCCGGCCTCTTCGCGCTGATCCTGGTGATCGGCTGGCTGATGGGCGTGCCCTTCACCTCAAGCCGTCTCGTCGAGGCCACCGCCTATGCCCTGATCGCCTTGGGCCTCAATATCCAGTGGGGTTATGGCGGGCTGTTCAATTTCGGCATTATGGGCTTTCTGATGCTGGGCGGCTTTGCGGTCACCTTCATCTCCTATCCGATCAATCCCAGTTTCTGGGGCTCGGATGGCCCGTGGATGCTGGGCCGGGCGGCCCTGGCCTTTGGCGCCGGTGCGCTGCTGGTCTATGCGGCGCGGCAGAGCCATCGACTGGGCCTGCGCGGCGGGTGGAAGACGTTCACCATCGTGCTGGCTTGGTTCGTCGCTTATTGCCTCTATCGCAGCCAGATCGATCCGGCTGCCGCCTATATCGAAAGCACGGCCGGCTTTGTCGGCGGGCTGGGCATCAATCCGGTCTTCGGCTGGCTGTTCGGCGGCGTGCTGGCTGCCGGCGTCGCCCTGATCGTGGGCAAGATCGCGCTGGGGCTGCGCACCGATTATCTCGCCATTGCCACGATCGGCATTTCGGAAATCATCCGGGCGCTGATCAAGAACATGGACTGGCTGACGCGCGGCACGCTGACCGTGTCGCCGATTCCCTGGCCGACGCCACTGCCGCAGGAATACCAGGCGTCGGGCGCCGATCAGCTCAGCTCGCTGATCCTGGCGCGCGGCGGCTATCTGGCGCTGGCGCTGCTGGTGCTGGCGGCGGCGATTTGGCTGGTCAGCCGCGCCTATGCCGGGCCCTGGGGCCGGATGATGCGGGCCATTCGCGACAATCATGTCGCGGCGTCGTCCATGGGCAAGGATGTCAAATCCCGCCAGCTCGAAATCTTCGTGCTCGGCTCGGTGCTGATGGGCATTGGCGGGGCCATGCTGGTCAGCTTCACGCAGATCTTTGATCCCAGCAGCTACCAGCCGATCAACCATACCTTCCTGATCTGGGTGATGATCATTGTCGGCGGGGCCGGCAACAACTGGGGCGCGGTATTTGGGGCGGTCCTGATCTGGCTGGTCTGGGTGATTTCCGAGCCGCTGGCCAAGACCATTTTCGAAACGGCCAGCTACTGGTCGACCAGTGTGGGCTGGCCGGAGATTCCCGATATCGAGTCGCGCTCCGCCCAGATGCGGGTCTTCGTGCTGGGTCTGGTCATCACCATTGCGCTGCGCTACGCGCCCAAGGGGCTGATCCCCGAAGTTGTCCGACGCGACAGCTAGTCCAAACTTGCATTTTGTCCATATCTGGACTATATGTCTGTGCATAACAGGAGGCAGACATGGCCAATGCAGGTTTCGCCGACATGAACCAGGCCGCGCTGGTTGCCAGCGCGCCGCTCGGCCCCGACCGCTTCGAGCCGGCCAATCGGCGGCGGCTGAGCGGGCCGGCCCTGCGCAGCTTTGCCGCCATTGCCGATCTCTGGGGCCTTTCCGAACAGCAGCGCCGGCTGGTGCTGGGCTATCCCTCGCGCTCGACCTATCACAACTGGATGCGGCTGGCGCGGGCGCAGGCCGAGGTTACCCTTGATGTCGACAGCCTGACGCGGCTGTCGGCACTGCTGGGCATTCACCAGGCGCTGGGCGTGCTGTTTGCCACCCAAAGCGAGGCTCTGGCCTGGCTCAATGGGCCCCATTATGCGCCGCTGTTTGGCGGCCAGGCGCCGCTGGAGCTAGTCACCGCCGGCACGCTGGATGGTCTGCTGCAGGTGCGGCGCTTCCTCGACGCGGCGCGTGGCGGGCTCTATATGGCGCCCAATGGCCTTGATGCCGGCTTTGCCGCCAGCACCGATCAGGATCTTGTCTGGCAGTGAGCATTGCCCATGCCGCAGCCCCCAGGCCGGCGCACCGGCTGATCCCCTCGCAGTTTCCGCCGATCGGACTGTTCGACACGGTGACGCGGGCGGCAGACCTCGAAGCGGTGATGGAGCTGGCGGGCTGGACCAATGACCGACTGGTGGCCGAGCGGCTGGGTCGCCTGCCGGCCAGTGACTGGGTATTCGGCCGGCCCAATGCCTCGGTGGTCATGGCGGCCTTCCTGCATGCGCCGGTCAGCGGCGCGCGCTTTTCCTGCCCCGACCTGGGCGCCTGGTATGCTGCCGCCAGCATCGACACCGCCATTGCCGAGGTGGCGCACCATCTGCGGCGGGAGGCCTTTGCCCGCCGATTGCCCACTGCCAGCCGCCGCTATCGCGCCTATGGTTGCCAGTTGCTGGGCCGCTATCGCGACATTCGGGGGCTTGATGACGGGGCGCTCTACAGTCGCACCAGCTATGCGGCCAGCCAGGCGTTTGGCGAGGGCCTGCGGGCGGCGGGCGAGGATGGGGTGATCTATGACAGCCTCCGACACCAGGGCGGCGTCGCCATCTGCGCCTACCGGCCGGGCAAGATTGTCGAGGTGGTGCAGGCCGACCATGTCGACATCGCGGTGACGGTGGCGAGCCCGACCATCACGGTGACCCGGCTGGCTGGCTAGACGCTCCTTTGCGGTGCTACCCACAGCCATCGGGGTTCGATGAACAATCATCCAAAAAAAGGCCCGGGATCGCGCCCGGGCCTTCGCATTATGCGGATCTGCGTCCGAGCCCTGCGCGCATAGCGCTTCGGGCCTCGGTACCTTAAAACCCTCCACCGGAGGGTTTTGCCGGCGCTTTGCGCCGGACGGTGCCGAGTTACTGGATCAGGCCCTTTTCGACGAAGGCACCGCCTTCGACGGCCAGTTCGACGATGATGCCGTCAACGTCGCCAGCGGCGTCGAAGTCGAGGGCGCCGCCAGCGCCGTCATAGTCGATGTCGGTGCCGGCCTTGATCAGCTCGACAGCCTTGGTCCATTCGCCGGGCATGATCTTCTCGCCGGGGGCCGAGGAAACGTCGCGCAGCGCGGCAGCAATGCCGGCACGGTCGGTCGAACCGGCCTTTTCGATGGCCAAAGCCAGCAGGAAGGCGGCGTCATAGGCCTGCGGCGCATAGGTCGCATTGGCTTCGATGCCGGCCGCGGTGGCCAGGTCGGTATAGGTGGTGGTGGCAGCGCCTTCAGGTGCGCCGGCGCGGGTGGCGATCAGGCCTTCCACGGCAGCGGCGTCGATGCCGCTGAGCAGGTCGTCGCCGACCATGCCGTCACCGCCGACATAGGTGGTGAAATTGCCGGATTCAACGGCCTGGCGCAGGATGGTGTTACCCGAGGCATTGGCATAGGCCAGGATCACCAGGTTCTGGCTGGCGACCAGGTTGCCCAGCTCGGCGCGATAGTCGGCCTTGCCTTCTTCATGGGCGACATTGGCCGAGACGGTGCCGCCGGCAGCGGTGTAGGCAGCGGTCAGCGCGTCAGCAAAACCCTTGCCATAGTCATTGTTCACATAGGTCACGGCGATATCCATGACGCCCTTGGCGATCAGCAGATCGGCCATCTTGACGCCCTGCAGGGCATCCGAAGGCGTGGTGCGATAGACCAGGTCATTGTCTTCGAGCGTGGTCAGGGCCGGGGCCGAAGAGGCCGGCGAGATGAACACGACGCCGCCCGACAGGCCCGAGCCGTTGAAGGCGCCGATGGTTTCGCCGGTGCAGAGGGCGCCGACAATGCCCACCACGTTGTCGGAATTGATCAGCTTGTCGGCAGCGGCGGCGGCGGCGGTCGCGTCGCAGGCACCGTCGGCGGAAATTAGGTTCAGTTCACCACCCAGGATGCCGCCCTGCTCGTTGACCTGCTTTACCACCAGTTCGGCACCGGCAAAAATGGGTGGGGTCAGCGATTCAATCGGGCCGGTGAAGCCGCCGATAAAGCCGATGGTCGCGCCGGTGTCCTGGGCAAAGGCGGGCACGGCAACGACCAGGGTCGAGGCGGCTACGGCCAGGGTCAGGGTTTTCTTGAGATTGAGCATGTACGTCCCTCTGCTGGGTTGTTCCGGGGAGCGACCCTTGCATGGGTCGTCTTGCCACGCGAAACAACGCGATAAAGGGGGCGCAACCCGCGCCCCGCTGGGCAGACTGTTGCACAGATCGGGCGGGCGAGTCACCGGCTATTGCGGGCGCTGCGAAGGCTGAACACACAGTTGCTTAACGGGCAGGTCTTGGCCATAGACTGTTGCAGTGGCGGGAGGTTGGCGTGGACACAGCAAGCCGGGCAGGGATGGTGGCAGGGCTGTTGCTGGCGCTGATAGGCGGACCGGCACAGGCGCAGTTGAGCGTGCTCGACCAGGCGCAGGATCAGGTCGGGCAAGAGGCGCCCGGCGCCCCGGCCCCGCCCTGTGGCAGCCAGACCATCAGCATTGCCAGCATGAGCTGGCCCTCGGCGCAATTGCTGGCCGAAATTCATGCCCGTGTGCTGACGCGCGCCTTTGGCTGTGCCGTGCAGGTGGCGCCGGGCGACCTGGCCGCCACCGGCTCGTCAATGGGCTCGACCGGCCAGCCTGCCGTGGCGCCGGAAATGTGGCCGACACGGGTAGCCGATGTGTGGAATGCCGGCATGGCAGCCCAGATGCTGCGGCCGGCAGCGCCGACCTACGTCGAGACGGCGCTTGAGGGGTGGTTCATCCCGGCGGCACTGGCCGCCGCGCGGCCGGACCTGATCAGTGCCGGTCAGTTGGCCAGCGTACTGCCGGCGCTCAATGGCGGGGACAGGGTGCCGTTCATCTCCTGCCCGGCCGACTGGGCCTGTGCCGTGATCAACCGGCACCTGATCGCGGCCCACGGGCTGGAGGCACTGGTCGATGTCGTCGAGCCGGCCAACCGCTTCGAAATGGACAGCCTGATCGCGGAGGCGGTCAATCGCAATGACCCGGTACTGTTCTACTATTGGCGGCCCAATGCGCTGCTCGCCCAGCTCACCCCGGTCGCCCTCGACATGGGTGACTATGATGCCGAGGCCGCCAAATGCCTGGCCCAGGCGGTCTGTGCGGCGCCGCAGCCCAGTGCCTTTGCGCCCGAAGCGGTGCTGGTAGCGCTCAGCGAGTGGGTGTTTACCGATATTCCGGCCATTGCCGGCTATTTCCAGCGCACCAGCCTGCCCGTGGCGGCGATGAACACGCTGCTGGCGCAGCTGAACGAACCGGGGGCCAGCGTGGCCGGCGTGGCCGACCGGTTCATTGCCGAGCGTGGCGACATCTGGCGGCAATGGGTGGGACCCGCCGTGCCTTAACGCCAGCTTTACCCTTCGTGACGGCGACCGTCAGGGTGTCGTCTCCCTGTCATACAGCGCCAATAAAGTGGCGGATCAATATCGCAGCCTCCGCCTAAGCTACTGACAGAAAAGCATTTTTGTTTCCGCTTTACGAATTGTTCATGTCTGATCGCCGATAGTCTACCGGCCCGGCATTCTCGGGCGGACCGGACCAGATCGCCATGCGGCGTAACTTAGCACTTTCCCAGATTCTTGACGGCTATCGCGGCATTGCCCTGGCTGCCGCAACCGTCATCGCGGCGCTGTTTATCGCCAGTGGCCTGGCGCTGTCAGGCCTGCTGGACCGCGCCGGCATGACACTCCCCGTCACCACATTGCTGGCCGGCAGCCTGCTGCTGGCCGTGCTGGCGGTGGGGCACAAGATGATACGGATGCGCATTGTCCTGGCCGCCAAGGCCACCCATGACATCATGGCCTCGATCCATCGCGATGCGCTGACCGGGGTGGCGACGCGCTCCTATTTCCTCGAGATGCTGCGCGGCGAAGTCTATCACGGCTCGGAGCGGGCGGTGGGCTATCTGCAGCTCGACATGGACAATCTCAAGGTGCTCAACGACACCGCCGGCCATGGCGCGGGCGATGCGGCGCTGCTGCATCTGGCGGCGACAATCCGCGACATGCTGCCCAATGCGCTGGTCGGCCGGCTGGGCGGGGACGAATTCGGCATTGCCGTGTTCGGGCATGACAACCGCGCCGGCCTCAAGCGTCTGGGCGAGGAATTGCTGCGGCGGCTGGAGCGCCCGGTGGGGATTGCCGGCCGGCCGGTCCGGCTGGCGGCCACCATCGGCATTGCCCTGGCACCACTCGACGCTACCGATGTGGACGAGCTGATGTCCAAGGCCGATCTGGCGCTCTACAAGGGCAAGAAGAGCGGCCGCCACATGGTGGTGGCCTTTGATGCCGACATGCTGGGCGATGAGCGGCATCGCCGCTTCGTCGAGCGCGAACTGCGCGCCGCCTTGCTGCTGGACGAACTCGAGCTGCACTATCAGCCGGTCTTTGACGGCGACCGCCATGTGACGTCCCACGAGGCATTGATCCGCTGGCGCCACAAGGTACGCGGCGTCATCTCGCCGGCCCAGTTCATTGCCATTGCCGAAGAGAGCGACCTGATCGACAAGGTGGGTGAGTGGGTGCTGCGCCGCGCCTGCCAGGATCTGCCGCAACTGGGCACGCCGGTGGCGGTCAATGTGTCGCCCGCCCAGCTGCGCCATGCCGATTTTGCCCCGCGCTTTGCCGCGCTGCTGGGTGAAACCGGCACCGATCCGCGCCACATCATTGTCGAGATCACCGAGACGGTGCCGCTGCAGGCCCAGGGCATCGAGCTGGCCAATGTCGATGCGCTGCGGGCGCTCGGCGTGCGCATCGCCATCGACGATTTCGGCGCCGGCCATGCCAGCCTGCAATATCTGCGCGGCTTTGCCTTCGACATCATCAAGATCGACCGCACCTATGTGTCGAGCCTGGGCAGCAGCCGGATCGACGCCATCATCGTGGCGGCGATCTGCGACATTGCCCGGTCCCTGCCGGTCGAGGTGGTGGCCGAAGGGGTGGAGACCGAGGAGCAGTTCCGCCTGCTGCGCCAGGCCGGCTGCACGCGGTTCCAGGGCTTTCTGCTTGGCCGGCCGCAGCCGCTCGAGGCGCGGCGGGTCGCCAGCGCCGCCTGATCTCTCTCGCCAGAAGTTTTGCTGCCGACGCTTTGCTGCAATGACAGCTTGATGACAGCGATTGCGTTCTCGCAGTTGCGTCGCACGCCGCCGCGCGGATATAAGGCTTGTGGGAAGCCTTTTATGGCAGTGGGAGTAGTGCCTTGGATTTGAAGCGGATCAACGATCATGTCAGCGTTTCGGGGCAGATTCGTCCCGAGGACGTCGCAGCGCTCAAAGCCGCCGGGTTCGTCGCCATTGTCAACAATCGCCCCGACGGGGAATCCCCCGACCAGCCGGACGGGGCCGAGATCGCGGCCGCCGCCGCGGCAGCGGGTCTGGCCTATCATGCCATTCCGCTCGGTCGCGAGGGGGTTTCTCCCGAAATGGTGGCACAGACCAAAGCCGTGCTCGAGGGGAGCGCGGGGCCGGTCTTTTGCTACTGCCGGTCCGGAACGCGCTCCACCACCTTGTGGGCGCTGAGCCAGGCCGGCACGGTCGATGCCAGCCAGATCATCGCGCAGGCGGCCGAGGCCGGCTACGATATGAGCCATCTGGCGGGTCATCTCGACCGCAACTAGACGCCTTCAGGCGCTGGGGCGGGCGACCGCCCCCGGCCATATGCCGATTGCTGAGCCGGACCGTCACAGGTCCTTCCCCCCTCCTGCTCGGACAGATTCATGCCCATCAAGAAAATCCTCGTCGCCAACCGCAGCGAAATCGCCATCCGCGTGTTCCGCGCCGCCAATGAACTGGGCCTCAAGACGGTCGCCGCCTATGCCGAAGAGGACAAGCTGGCGCTGCATCGCTTCAAGGCTGACGAGGCCTATCTGATTGGCAAGGGCAAGGGGCCGGTCGAGGCCTATCTGCAGATCGATGAATATATCCGGCTGGCCCGCATTTCGGGCGCGGATGCGATCCATCCCGGCTATGGCCTGCTGTCGGAAAGCCCCGAATTCGTCGATGCCTGCGAGGATGCCGGCATCATCTTCATCGGCCCGCGGGCGCAGACCATGCGCGACCTGGGCAACAAGGTCGCCGCGCGCAATATGGCGATTGCCTCCAATGTGCCCGTCGTGCCGGCCACCGATGCGCTGCCGGACGATCCCGCAGAGATCAAGGCCATGGCCGCCGCGATTGGCTATCCGCTGATGCTCAAGGCCAGCTGGGGCGGCGGCGGGCGCGGCATGCGTCGCATCATGGACGAATCCTCCCTGCTGGCGGAAGTTTCCGAAGGCAAGCGCGAGGCCAAGGCGGCGTTCGGCAAGGACGAGATGTATCTCGAAAAGCTGGTCGAGCGCGCGCGCCATGTCGAGGTGCAGCTGATCGGCGACGATCACGGCAATCTGGTGCACCTTTATGAGCGCGACTGCTCGGTGCAGCGGCGCAACCAGAAGGTGGTCGAGCGGGCACCCGCCCCCTATCTCAGCGCCGAGGTGCGCAAGGAACTGACCGACGCCGCGGTGCGGCTGGGCAATGCCGCCAATTATCGCGGCGCCGGCACGGTCGAATTCCTGATGGATGCCGATACCGACAAGTTCTATTTCATCGAGGTCAATCCGCGCATCCAGGTGGAACATACCGTCACCGAAGAGGTGACCGGCATCGACATCGTCAAGGCACAGATCCACCTGCTCGACGGCGCCGTCATCGGCACGCCGGAATCGGGCGTGCCACTGCAGGAAGATATCCACCTCAACGGCAATGCCATCCAGTGCCGGGTGACCACCGAGGACCCGGAACAGAATTTCATTCCCGATTATGGCCGCATCACCGCCTATCGCGGCGCCACCGGCTTTGGCGTGCGCCTTGATGGCGGCACGGCCTATGCCGGCGCTGTCATCACGCGGTTCTACGATCCGCTGCTGGAAAAAGTCACCTGCTGGGCGCCCTCGGCCGAGGAAGCCATTGCCCGCATGCATCGCGCCCTGCGCGAGTTCCGCATCCGCGGCGTCTCGACCAACCTGGCCTTTCTCGAAAACATCATCACCCATCCCGACTTCGTCGAGAACCGCTATACGACGCGCTTCATCGACACGACGCCGGAGCTGTTCAACTTCAAGCCGCGCAAGGATCGCGCGACCAAGCTCTTGAGCTACATTGCCGACGTGACCGTCAACGGGCATCCCGAGGTGCGCGACCGGCCGCGGCCGCCCGCCGAAGCGGCGGCGCCGGTGCTGCCGGAATTTCCGCCCCTGGCGGTCGTGGATGGCAGCCGGCAAATTCTGGATCGCGACGGGCCCAAGGCGCTGGCCGAGTGGATGAAGGCGCAGCAGCGCGTGCTGTTCACCGACACGACCATGCGCGACGCCCATCAGAGCCTGCTCGCCACGCGGATGCGCAGCTTTGACATTACCCGCATTGCCCAGGCCTATAGCCGGGGCCTGCCCAACCTCTTCAGCCTTGAATGCTGGGGCGGGGCGACCTTTGACGTCTCGATGCGCTTTCTCAACGAGGATCCGTGGGAGCGCCTCGCCAAGGTGCGCGATGGCGCGCCCAATATCCTGACGCAGATGCTGCTGCGCGGCAGCAATGGCGTGGGCTACACCAATTATCCCGATAATGTGGTCAAGTTCTTCGTCGCCCAGGCGGCCAAGGGCGGCGTGGATATCTTCCGGGTGTTCGATTGCCTCAACTGGGTCGAAAACATGCGCGTCTCGCTCGACGCGGTGGCCGAGGCGGGCAAGGTGGCCGAGGGCGTCATCTGCTATACCGGCGACATGCTCGACCCCGACCGGGCCAAGTATGACCTCAAATATTACGTGGGTCTGGCCAAGGAACTCGAAGCGGCCGGCGCCCATGTGCTGGGCCTCAAGGACATGGCCGGCCTCTTGCGCCCGGCGGCGGCGAAAAAACTGATCGCCACGCTCAAGCAGGAGATCGGCCTGCCGATCCATCTCCATACCCATGACACGTCAGGCGCTGCTTCGGCCACCGTGCTGGCGGCGGTCGATGCCGGGGTCGATGCGGTCGACGCGGCCATGGATGCGCTCAGCGGCACCACCAGCCAGCCGACGCTGGGCTCGATCGTTGCCGCCCTGCGCGATGGCGACCGTGACCCGGGGCTCGACGCCAAGGCGATAAGGCAGATCTCGTTCTATTGGGAAGCGGTGCGCACGCAGTACCGGGCCTTCGAGAGCGATCTCAAGGGCGGCGCCTCGGAAGTTTATCTGCACGAAATGCCCGGCGGCCAGTTCACCAATCTCAAGGAACAGGCGCGTTCGCTGGGTCTGGAAACCCGCTGGCACGAGGTCGCCCAGACCTATGCGGACGTCAACCAGATGTTCGGCGATATCGTCAAGGTGACACCCAGCTCCAAGGTCGTCGGCGACATGGCCCTGGCCATGGTCTCGGCCGGGCTGACCCGGGCCGATGTCGAAAATCCGGACAAGGATATTGCCTTCCCCGATTCGGTGGTGGGGTTCTTTGCCGGCGATCTGGGCCAGCCGCCCGGCGGCTTCCCGCCGGCGCTGCAGAAGAAGGTGCTCAAGGGCAAGCCGGCGCTGACCGAACGGCCGGGCTCCTATCTCAAAGATGTCGACCTTGAGGCCGAACGCGCCAAGCTGGTCGAGGAGGTCGGCCACGAGATCGACGATTATCGTCTGGCCTCGTACCTGATGTATCCCAAGGTCTATGCCGATTTCGAAAAGACCCAGGATCGCTACGGCCCGACCGAAGTGTTGCCCACCCCGGTCTATTTCTATGGCCTCTCGGAAGGCGACGAACTCTTCGTCGACATCGAAAAGGGCAAGACGCTGGTGCTGCAATATCTCGGCCGCGCCCCGACCAATGAAAAGGGCGAGGTCCGCGTCTTCTTCGACCTCAATGGCCAGCCGCGCACCATTCTGGTCCCCGACCGGCTCAAGGTGGGCGAGGTCAAGGTGCGGGCCAAGGCCGCGCTGGGCGATGCCAAGCAGATCGGCGCGCCAATGCCGGGCGTCATTTCCGGGCTCAATGCCAAGGAAGGTCAGAAGGTCAGCGCCGGCGACGTGCTGTGCTCGATCGAGGCGATGAAGATGGAAACCGCCATCCATGCCGAGATCGACGGGGTGATCGCCGAAGTGCTGGTCAAGCCAGGCGACCAGATCGACGCCAAGGATCTTTTGGTGCGGTTCGAATAAACAAAGGCCCGGAGCGATCCGGGCCTTTTGCTAAGCAGCGCTGCGCAGGCGGATACTGATCGAGCCGTCGCTTTCCAGCACCATGGCTTCGACGTCCCCGATACCATTCCCCCCATTGGCGCGCACCGTGCTCAGTGCCTCCTCCTGGGTAACGCGTTCGCGCCGCATGCTGGCGTCGCAGAAGCGCCCATCCTTGGCCAGCAGTGCCGGCTCGCTGCGCACCAGCCCGGCAAAACGCTGGGAGCGAACCGAAAAAAACGTGACGAGAAACTGCACTGTGATCAGCAGCGCCAGGGCGGTGGCGCCCTCGGCCAGGGCAATGGATTCCTGCAGCAGGATGGCCGACAGCGTCGAGCCCAGAGCCACCGTCACCACCAGATCGAATGCATTGAGCTTGGCCAGGGTGCGCTTGCCCGAAATGCGCAGGAACAGCACCAGCACGATATAGGCCAGCGTGCCCACGATCAGGGTGCGCACGATGCCTTGGGCATCCTGATAAAACATTGTCGACCAATCCATGGCGGCTCTCCCGAATAGACAGCAGGCCCGCCGCTTGCGCAGGGGCCTGGTGAGCTAACGTCGGCAGATGCTGATGGTTCAGCCGGGCAGGGCGACTAAAGCCGGCGGGCGCGGCCATCGATGGTGGGGCCGTTGCCAGCGCCCGGACGGTCATTGCGCTCGCGGTGGTCGGCCTTGACCGGCACCGGCAGGCGCGAGACGATCCAGCTGACCA
This sequence is a window from Devosia beringensis. Protein-coding genes within it:
- a CDS encoding DUF421 domain-containing protein; the protein is MDWSTMFYQDAQGIVRTLIVGTLAYIVLVLFLRISGKRTLAKLNAFDLVVTVALGSTLSAILLQESIALAEGATALALLITVQFLVTFFSVRSQRFAGLVRSEPALLAKDGRFCDASMRRERVTQEEALSTVRANGGNGIGDVEAMVLESDGSISIRLRSAA
- the pyc gene encoding pyruvate carboxylase, which gives rise to MPIKKILVANRSEIAIRVFRAANELGLKTVAAYAEEDKLALHRFKADEAYLIGKGKGPVEAYLQIDEYIRLARISGADAIHPGYGLLSESPEFVDACEDAGIIFIGPRAQTMRDLGNKVAARNMAIASNVPVVPATDALPDDPAEIKAMAAAIGYPLMLKASWGGGGRGMRRIMDESSLLAEVSEGKREAKAAFGKDEMYLEKLVERARHVEVQLIGDDHGNLVHLYERDCSVQRRNQKVVERAPAPYLSAEVRKELTDAAVRLGNAANYRGAGTVEFLMDADTDKFYFIEVNPRIQVEHTVTEEVTGIDIVKAQIHLLDGAVIGTPESGVPLQEDIHLNGNAIQCRVTTEDPEQNFIPDYGRITAYRGATGFGVRLDGGTAYAGAVITRFYDPLLEKVTCWAPSAEEAIARMHRALREFRIRGVSTNLAFLENIITHPDFVENRYTTRFIDTTPELFNFKPRKDRATKLLSYIADVTVNGHPEVRDRPRPPAEAAAPVLPEFPPLAVVDGSRQILDRDGPKALAEWMKAQQRVLFTDTTMRDAHQSLLATRMRSFDITRIAQAYSRGLPNLFSLECWGGATFDVSMRFLNEDPWERLAKVRDGAPNILTQMLLRGSNGVGYTNYPDNVVKFFVAQAAKGGVDIFRVFDCLNWVENMRVSLDAVAEAGKVAEGVICYTGDMLDPDRAKYDLKYYVGLAKELEAAGAHVLGLKDMAGLLRPAAAKKLIATLKQEIGLPIHLHTHDTSGAASATVLAAVDAGVDAVDAAMDALSGTTSQPTLGSIVAALRDGDRDPGLDAKAIRQISFYWEAVRTQYRAFESDLKGGASEVYLHEMPGGQFTNLKEQARSLGLETRWHEVAQTYADVNQMFGDIVKVTPSSKVVGDMALAMVSAGLTRADVENPDKDIAFPDSVVGFFAGDLGQPPGGFPPALQKKVLKGKPALTERPGSYLKDVDLEAERAKLVEEVGHEIDDYRLASYLMYPKVYADFEKTQDRYGPTEVLPTPVYFYGLSEGDELFVDIEKGKTLVLQYLGRAPTNEKGEVRVFFDLNGQPRTILVPDRLKVGEVKVRAKAALGDAKQIGAPMPGVISGLNAKEGQKVSAGDVLCSIEAMKMETAIHAEIDGVIAEVLVKPGDQIDAKDLLVRFE